Proteins encoded together in one Ictalurus furcatus strain D&B unplaced genomic scaffold, Billie_1.0 scf2, whole genome shotgun sequence window:
- the LOC128604703 gene encoding NLR family CARD domain-containing protein 3-like, with the protein MTSNMSVSGEQDLKRDERMMEGKRSDSPEPSCVSMKSERSMDLPFTFRDGASSPDVRPQQKKSNLSRNQLDSIFKELEHKVITLIKNELKRFRKRLSPDYPACTEREVQDEEDLHSVRDGALKITLHVLKNMNHTDLANTLHNKSVASVYQPKLKSSLREKFKRINEGISQHGSSALLNEIYTELYITEGWSGDVNNEHEVRQIETASRRPATQETPIKCNDLFKDKSIRRVLTKGVAGIGKTVSVQKFILDWTEGKANQDVTFMFPLPFRELNLMKQKHLSLMDLHHFFPEMRKLQLIDSYKVVLIFDGLDECRLPLNFQKNERLCDGTESASVDVLLTNLIKGNLLPSALLWITSRPGAASQIPPECVDQVTEVRGFSDPQKEEYFRKRISDRSLADKIISHMKSSRSLYIMCHIPVFCWISATVLERMLREAESGEIPKTLTQMFTHFLIFQIKHKDQKYHQKCDPDPQQTRESILALGKTGFPTAGERKPDLL; encoded by the exons atgacctccaacatgagtgtgtctggaGAACAGGACTTAAAGAGAGACGAGAG aatgatggagggaaagagatcagactcaccagaacccagctgtgtgtccatgaagagtgaaCGGTCAATGGATCTTCCATTTACCTTCAGAGACGGAGCCAGTTCTCCTGATGtgag accacaacagaagaaatcaaacctcagcagaaatcagttggactccatattcaag gagctggaacacaaagtcatcaccctgataaagaatgagctgaagaggtttaggaagcgcctgagtccagattacccagcatgcactgagagagaggtgcaggatgaggaggatctgcacagtgtcagagacggagcgctgaagatcacactgcacgtcctgaagaacatgaaccacacagatctcgctaacacactgcacaaca agtctgtggcctctgtgtatcagccaaagctgaaatccagcctgagagagaagtttaaaagaattaatgaaggaatctcacagcatggaagctcagcacttctgaatgagatctacacagagctctacatcacagagggttggagtggagacgtcaataatgaacatgaggtgagacagattgagacagcgtccaggagaccagcaacacaggagacacccatcaaatgtaatgatctctttaaagacaagtccatcagaagagtgctgactaaaggagttgctggaattggaaaaacagtctctgtgcagaagttcattctggactggactgaaggaaaagcaaatcaggacgtcaccttcatgtttccacttccctttagagagctgaatctgatgaagcagaaacatctcagtctgatggatcttcatcactttttccctgAAATGAGAAAACTACAATTAATAGACTCCTACAAAGTGgtgttgatctttgatggtctggatgagtgtcgacttcctctgaatttccagaagaatgagagactGTGTGATGGgacagagtcagcctcagtggatgtgctgctgacgaacctcatcaaggggaatctgcttccctctgctctcctctggatcacctctcgaccaggagcagccagtcagatccctcctgagtgtgtagaccaggtaacagaggtacgagggttcagtgatcctcagaaagaggagtacttcaggaagaggatcagtgatcggAGCCTGGCCGataaaatcatctcacacatgaagtcttcaagaagcctctacatcatgtgccacatcccagtcttctgctggatctcagccactgttctagagagaatgttgcgtgaagcagagagtggagagatccccaagactctgactcaaatgttcacacacttcctgatctttcagatcaaacacaaggaccaaaagtaccatcagaaatgtgaccctgatcctcagcagaccagagagagtatcctggcactggggaaaactggctttccaacagctggagaaaggaaacctgatcttctatga
- the LOC128604709 gene encoding NACHT, LRR and PYD domains-containing protein 3-like: protein MSDLLRTAVDKALQSENGHLDLFLRFLLGLSLESNQTLLRGLMPQTGSSSHSKQETVEYIKEKIRENPSPEKSINLFHCLNELNDHSLVQEVQTYLNRGGYRCLSGTRLSPAQWSALVFVLLNSDQDLDEFDLWKYDRSEECLLKLLPVVKASRRAELWGCDLTEESCRVLSSVLRSNSSRLRELDLNHNNLQDSGVKLLSAGLENPHCTLEILSLRGCKLTEESCRVLSSVLRSNSSRLRELDLSYNNLQDSGVKLLSAGLENPHCTLEILRIPSIVRWKIAGLEATPNGGLLVQSPWWWQCMACVWKQEWI, encoded by the exons atgtctgatctcctcaggactgcagtggacaaggccttacagagtgagaacggacacctggacctgttcctccgcttccttctgggtctctcactggagtccaatcagactctcttacgaggcttaatgccacagacaggaagcagctctcacagcaaacaggaaacagtcgagtacatcaaggagaagatcagggagaatccatctccagagaaatccatcaatctgttccactgtctgaatgaactgaatgatcattctctagtgcaggaagtacagaCTTACCTGAACAGAGGAGGCTACAGGTGTCTCAGTGGAAccagactctctcctgctcagtggtcagctctggtgtttgtgttactgaactcagaTCAGGATCTGGATGAGTTTGATTTGTGGAAATATGACCGATCAGAGGAATGTCTTCTGAagctgctgccagtggtcaaagcctccagaagAGCTGA gctgtgggGGTgtgatctgacagaggaaagctgtagagttctgtcctcagttctcagatcaaactcctccagactgagagaactggacctgaatcacaataacctgcaggattcaggagtgaagctgctctctgctggactggagaatccacactgtacactggagatactgag tctgCGTGGGTGTaaactgacagaggaaagctgtagagttctgtcctcagttctcagatcaaactcctccagactgagagaactggacctgagttacaataacctgcaggattcaggagtgaagctgctctctgctggactggagaatccacactgtacactggagatactgag AATCCCTTCTATTGTGCGCTGGAAGATCGCTGGACTTGAAGCAACTCCAAATGGTGGCCTGCT TGTCCAAAGCCCGTGGTGGTGGCAGTGCATGGCGTGTGTGTGGAAGCAG GAGTGGATCTAA